The Hypanus sabinus isolate sHypSab1 chromosome 1, sHypSab1.hap1, whole genome shotgun sequence genome contains a region encoding:
- the dhrs4 gene encoding dehydrogenase/reductase SDR family member 4, producing MFVLRAEPDSAHPGRGGAGRGSHCRSFQPPSPTRTMLLGKVALVTASSQGIGLAVARRLAQDGAHVMISSRKGKKVEEAVSRLRAEGLSVSGTVCHVGKGAERESLVAETVGRFGGVDILVSNAAVNPFAGRTLDCPESAWDKILDVNVKSAALLAQLVVPHMERRGGGSIVLVSSVAGYRPFPMLGPYSVSKTALLALTRVLATELAPLNIRVNCLAPGIIKTRFSATLWESEGPRQAATQMIDMRRLGEAEDCAGAVSFLCSPDASYITGETINVSGGMQCRL from the coding sequence ATGTTCGTGCTGCGGGCGGAGCCGGACTCGGCGCATCCGGGGCGGGGCGGGGCGGGTCGGGGCAGTCATTGCCGCAGCTTCCAGCCGCCCTCTCCGACTCGGACCATGCTGCTGGGCAAAGTGGCTCTGGTGACGGCCTCAAGCCAGGGGATCGGGCTGGCGGTGGCCCGGCGCCTGGCGCAGGACGGCGCCCATGTGATGATCAGCAGCCGCAAGGGCAAGAAAGTGGAGGAGGCGGTGTCGCGGCTGCGGGCGGAGGGCCTGTCCGTCTCGGGGACCGTCTGCCACGTCGGGAAGGGCGCGGAGCGGGAGTCGCTGGTGGCCGAGACGGTCGGCCGGTTCGGGGGCGTCGACATCCTGGTGTCCAACGCCGCCGTCAACCCGTTCGCTGGCCGCACCTTGGACTGCCCGGAGAGTGCCTGGGACAAGATCCTGGACGTCAACGTGAAATCGGCCGCCCTGCTGGCGCAGCTGGTGGTGCCCCACATGGAGAGGCGAGGAGGCGGCTCCATCGTGCTGGTCAGCTCCGTGGCCGGCTACCGGCCCTTCCCCATGCTCGGCCCCTACTCGGTCAGCAAGACGGCTCTGCTGGCCCTCACCAGGGTGCTGGCCACCGAGCTGGCCCCGCTCAACATCAGGGTCAACTGCCTGGCTCCCGGCATCATCAAGACCCGCTTCAGCGCGACCCTGTGGGAGAGCGAGGGCCCGCGGCAGGCGGCCACCCAGATGATCGACATGCGGCGGCTGGGAGAGGCCGAGGACTGCGCCGGGGCTGTCTCCTTCCTCTGCTCGCCTGACGCCTCCTACATCACCGGGGAGACCATTAACGTGAGCGGCGGCATGCAGTGCCGGCTCTGA